A window from Citrus sinensis cultivar Valencia sweet orange chromosome 5, DVS_A1.0, whole genome shotgun sequence encodes these proteins:
- the LOC102612744 gene encoding trihelix transcription factor DF1 gives MLVGEASVSGDLAAATTATATATATVAAREAENEGGGEAAGSIFGSSNSGEDDKSRVLDEAERGFGGNRWPRQETMALLKIRSDMDVAFRDASVKGPLWEEISRKLGELGYHRSAKKCKEKFENVFKYHKRTKDSRSSKGQGKTYRFFDQLEAFEHHHPPQLQSPSLKPHQASVSAAAVSVAMPAANNPPSSTTIVPSTTTQHITVPHLTNLTSSGAIPSFPSAAATNPTNLPPPQATTNYPSQSNIPSSFHNISPDLPSNSTSSSTSSDLELEGRRNKKRKWRDFFERLMKQVVDKQEELQMKFLEAIEKREHERMVREEAWRMQEMTRINREREILGQERSIASAKDAAVMAFLQKLAEQQNPGSQVVISTSNNSIPAPPIILPPVPAPAPVQSQPPPLQPISTPASAPPPPPPHQQQPVFSIERTKTDNGGERNNYTGGTSSSRWPKVEVEALIKMRTSLDSKYQENGPKGPLWEEISAGMRRLGYNRSSKRCKEKWENINKYFKKVKESNKKRPEDSKTCPYFHQLDALYKERNKLETSSSVLSNQLLKPENSVPLMVRPEQQWPPQPEHQQDDQAMEDIESDQNVEEDDKDGDDDEEEDDGGGFEIVPNNKPVNSMDANE, from the exons ATGCTTGTAGGGGAGGCAAGTGTATCTGGTGATCTTGCTGCCGCCACCACCGCCACAGCCACCGCCACGGCAACGGTAGCTGCCAGAGAGGCTGAGAATGAAGGAGGTGGTGAAGCTGCTGGGAGCATATTTGGCAGCTCAAATTCTGGTGAAGATGATAAAAGTAGGGTTCTGGATGAAGCCGAGAGAGGTTTCGGAGGGAACAGGTGGCCAAGACAAGAGACTATGGCTCTTTTGAAAATTAGGTCAGATATGGACGTGGCCTTTCGTGATGCTAGTGTTAAAGGTCCATTGTGGGAAGAGATTTCCAG AAAGCTTGGGGAGCTTGGTTATCATCGAAGTGCCAAGAAATGCAAGGAGAAGTTTGAGAACGTTTTCAAGTATCACAAGAGAACCAAAGATAGCCGAAGCAGCAAAGGACAAGGCAAAACTTATCGGTTTTTTGATCAATTAGAGGCTTTTGAACATCACCACCCACCACAGCTTCAATCTCCATCACTAAAGCCTCATCAAGCCTCAGTGTCGGCGGCGGCAGTATCAGTGGCAATGCCGGCGGCTAATAATCCTCCAAGCAGCACTACCATTGTTCCATCAACAACAACACAGCACATCACAGTACCCCACTTAACAAACCTGACAAGCAGTGGTGCGATTCCGTCATTTCcatcagcagcagcaacaaacCCTACAAATTTACCCCCACCACAAGCAACGACAAATTATCCATCACAAAGCAACATCCCATCTTCATTTCATAACATATCACCAGACCTGCCATCGAATTCGACATCCTCATCGACATCATCGGACTTGGAACTGGAAGGGAGGAGGAACAAGAAGAGGAAATGGAGGGACTTCTTTGAGAGGCTGATGAAGCAAGTGGTGGACAAGCAAGAGGAGCTACAGATGAAATTCTTGGAAGCTATAGAGAAGCGCGAACATGAAAGAATGGTTAGAGAAGAGGCTTGGAGAATGCAAGAAATGACAAGAAtcaatagagagagagaaattctAGGCCAGGAAAGATCAATAGCATCAGCCAAAGATGCTGCTGTCATGGCTTTCTTGCAAAAGTTAGCCGAACAGCAAAACCCCGGCAGCCAAGTTGTTATAAGTACTAGTAATAACAGTATTCCTGCTCCACCAATAATATTACCTCCAGTCCCCGCACCCGCACCAGTTCAATCACAGCCGCCCCCACTGCAGCCAATTTCGACGCCAGCATCTGcaccgccgccgccgccgccgcatCAGCAGCAGCCTGTTTTTAGTATAGAGAGAACGAAAACGGATAACGGTGGAGAGAGAAACAATTACACGGGAGGAACAAGTTCATCAAGATGGCCTAAAGTTGAGGTAGAAGCGCTGATAAAGATGAGGACAAGTCTTGACTCCAAGTATCAGGAAAATGGACCAAAAGGGCCGTTGTGGGAAGAAATATCAGCTGGGATGAGGAGGCTAGGCTACAATCGGAGTTCCAAAAGATGCAAAGAGAAGTGGGAGAATATAAACAAGTATTTCaagaaagtgaaagaaagCAATAAGAAAAGGCCTGAGGATTCCAAAACGTGTCCATATTTTCATCAGCTTGATGCTTTGTACAAAGAGAGGAATAAACTTGAGACGTCGTCATCAGTACTTTCCAATCAACTACTCAAGCCTGAAAATTCAGTACCATTAATGGTAAGGCCGGAGCAGCAATGGCCGCCGCAGCCGGAGCATCAGCAAGATGATCAGGCTATGGAAGATATAGAAAGTGACCAGAACGTCGAAGAAGATGACAAAGATGgcgatgatgatgaagaagaagatgatgggGGTGGCTTTGAAATCGTACCAAACAATAAGCCAGTGAATTCAATGGATGCAAATGAGTGA